One Vanrija pseudolonga chromosome 5, complete sequence genomic window, GTAGAGGACCGAAGCAGTGCCGAGGGTGGCAGTAAGGTGCATGGTGGCGTACTGACCGCCAATGCACTGGGGTCATGTTAGCTGGAACTCCTTGGATCTGACGAGCGCTTTAACTCACCTTGTGGGGACCGCTGCCCCAGACGAGGTAGTTCTGGGGCTTGGACTCGGCGATGGGAAGCGAGCCgtcctcgttggcgagcCACCTCTCGGGCTTGAACCTGTCGGGCTCGGGGTAGCAGGTCTCGTCGTGGAGCGAGTTCCAGAAGGCGGGGATGACCATCGAGCCCTTGGGGACAGTGTACTCGGGGGTGATGGGGAACGCCTTGGTGGTGAGGTAAGGAACCATGATGACGGGGGGCATCAGGCGGAGGACCTCCTTGATAACGGCACGGGTGTAGACCATGTCCtcaacgaggtcgagggtgaggggagcgtcgacgtcgccaccACGGACGCGGAACTGCTCCTCACGGATCTTGGCAAGGATCTCTGGGTTGTCGGCAGTGAGCTGGAAGGCCCAGACGAtggccgacgacatggcgtCCTGCGAGGCAAAGAGGAACGAAAGAATAACCATGGCAATCTCCTTGTCCGAGTACTCGCGGCTGAGGAGGCGAGCCTGCTCGCCATCGCTCGACTTGGCGTCGATCATAGCACGGACccactcgtcgaggaggcaCTCGGGCTCGTTGGTGCCGTCGGCCATGCGGATCTTGGCGgcagccgaggcggccatgAGGTGCTTCATGACAGCCTTGCGAGCCTGAATAGCGTTGTAGACCTTGGTGCCGGGAACGGCGAGGGGGAagttgacgagctcgagggcgacagTGATGAGCCAGTACTTCTTGTTGATCTCGTCACGCTGGGCGTCGTTGAGGTAGGGGCCGAGGAAAACGGAGAGCGACGTCTCCATGTTGAGGTCGCGCATGGGAAGCATCATCTCGGTAGGGGTCTTGTAGTCGTTGACCCACTGCTCGAACGTGCGGCGGTAGATGCGCTCCTGGATGGGGAGGTAGATGGACAGGGCCTTCTGGGTGAAGAGGACGTTGAGGGCCTTGCGGTAGTCGGCGTGGACCTTGCCGTGAAGGAAGACCCAGTTCTCGGGGAGGAGGACCTTcttggccgaggcgacgaggcaggGTTCGGCATGGTTGGGCGAGTTGAGGATCTTGCGTGCTAGCTCGTTGGAAGAGCCGATGACGATGAAGCTGGGAGTGGCAGTCAGCTACGGCTTGTGCCACACGCGCCTCCCCCAGCGACCACTTACATGTTGAACACGGAGACACACGAAAGGGGTCCCGAGTACCACTGCTTCTTGTAGTTTGCGAGAGTGGGGTTGAGCGAGTCGGCAAACTTTCCGATGATCGGAATGGTCCACTTGTCTCCAGGGAGGTGGGCCTTCTTGGCGCGGTAcacggcctgctcgaggagcaaGAGGGACAGGATGACGGTGAGGACCGTCGCGACCGTCGTCTTGCTGTTGGAGCCAACGAAGGAATCGGACGTGATGACGACCGACGCAGGTCAATGTCGTTCAGGGGCACCAAACCAAACGCGTCGCATTGACCCAAGGCACGTTGGGGCCGTCGTAGAATGGGGTAGTCATGATTCGGCATGGTACGATGAATAGTCGACGCATTGACCGAAGGCAAGGAGGGTCAAGACAGATGGCCGTCGGGTTGGAGTTGATGTGCCAGGTGGGGCGAGAGACGgagacggagacggcggGTAACAATAACAAGGCAAGGTTCGAAAGAGAAAGCCACGGTCAGCCGAAGCTCTGAAGGTGGTGTCGCGACACAACACAACCGCACTCACGTGTCAAAGGTGACGCGGGCCTTGGAGAGGCTGCCGAGTCCCCACGACTTGACCGAGTCAAAGTCGACAAGGGACGTGGGGCGGGGGATGAGCTTTGACGCTGGAGCTGCCATTGTTGAACGATGCTggtgctgctactgctgccaGGTTTTGAggtgctgctgttgttgagGGTGGCAGTGGAGCTGGGCTAGGCTGGGGGCGAGCGCCAAGGTCTGCGTGCGATTCTCTCGTGTGTACGTGCCAGTTGGCGAAAGTAACACCCCTATGCAACAGTGACTTGAGAGTCAGTGGAGGTGGTTGTGATGATATAGATGGCAGCAACAGTGAGCGAGCGAATAACAAGCAGGCCAAAACTCGAGTGTGAGCCCCATACTGCCAGCTGCAGCTGGAACCCCTGGCGCGTTTTGCACAAACTGTCGTACCACTTTTGACAAGGGACGGAGGAGCGTCAGGACGTCAGTCAGCAGGCGTCGGCACAGagcggcaggcagcaggcaggcaggcgccaAGGGATCCTGGCAGCCGAGGGTGCCCTGGAAAAGCAAAAGGCAGGCAAAGGCAAggcggcagaggcagagcctgctgcctggctggccgcTGCACATGACGACGGTGGTGGCACGAGGGACGCGACAACACGACCGACGGGATCAATTTTTTCGGCAACGACCTTGACCAAGACCACGCATGCCGAGCGACCAGTTCCGCGCAGAGCAGTAGTAAGTAGTTGGTGACCATTGACGCGCCTGCTAGGTGTGCTGTGCTGTGAATATGCGCGCTGGAATATGTTAGGGCATACATAGGACGCGCCATCAACCAACGATGCTTGTGAGGCGCCCGCAAGGCCCCCGCAAGCTCCGAAAATACGCGACCGGCGGTGTGGCCGAGCGGAGCCGCCGTTCAAGTCGAGCAAGCACCTCTTTCCCTGGGAAAATAAGCTGCGAGCGGGCGCCGTCTGTTGCGCCTTGCGGGCCGCAGATCTCCCTCTCAGTGTGTATGCAGCTGGCTGCTCAGAGAAAAAAAAAGGCACTCGCCTGGGCGGACTTGACCGTGACGGCCGTTGGGTGCCGTGACTAGTGTGCAACATGCGACAGCAGCACTGTGACGCACCACACACGCCTAATGGAAACAAGATCGGCACTTGTCAGAGTCGCTGCGGCCACGCCACCAGGCAGGCATCAGACGTCACTGATGACAACGCGTCACCTCACTGAAGCCGCATTGTATGCACTGCACCACAACGCCACACACTCTTGACCGCCGTGCAGCCACGTAATAAAAGTCGTGCAGGACGTCACATTTCATCCATCCGCCAATACGTCAGGGTCGTCCTGCActgcacctcctcctcctcctcctcctcctcctcgcttcGTTCAAAAAAAGACCTGACTGGGTTTCAAACCCAGCCACGTCAGAGAACGCTCTTGCAGATCATAGTATCTCGTAGTCGCTGATCATTAGTTCGTGCGTGCTAATCGACGAGGACAGAGTTGGAGAGACTTAAAGAGTCTTCTCGTCTGGGGTCGGGGTCAGTCAAGGGCCAGGGAAGGAAGCCAAGCGGGGCGAAGCCATGACTTACGCTCGAAGCTCGagggagcagcggcggcggcacccgtcgacgaggtcgagaacgacgaggtggcaggggcagcggggcgcgacgcgcccTTGACAACGAAGGGGCGGATCACGTTGAAGTAGAGAACCTCGGCACCGCGGGTGGCGGGGAGGAAGACTAGACAATCAGCACGGGCAAAATGTCAATCCCGCAGCAAATTTACTCACGCCAGATGGTGAAGACGGTCTTGAAGACGTAGTAGAGGGGGATCCAGTAGAGGATGGGGCGGATGGCGAACGACTCGATCAGGTTGAAGGTGCCGAAGACGACCTGTATTGGTGTGTCAGTGACCGATAGCCGGGGCATTCCTTGCACACAAGTGCACAGACGTACCCAGTAGGTGAGCCACTGCTTGTCATCGTTGGTGCTGGGGGTCTCGATGGCCTTGATCGAGAGGTAGGCGGGAAGACCCCAACCGATGAGGTTGGagacggcgccagcgaggcCAAAGAGGTTGAAGAAGATGAGGAGGACAGCCCTGGATAACCGTGTCAGCGGCCCGTGCAACCAACATTGCGTGTCATCTCGCACGCAGTCAAGACTCAcgaggcgccgagggcgaggacacCGTAGGCCTTGGGGACGTTGGTCTTCTTCTCAATGTCGCGGAGGATGGGGAACttgttgagctcggcgtcgagcgagttgagCTGGCCCTGAGCAGTCTTCTGGACCTGCTGAACGTAGGGGTGGTTGAGGAAGTTCTGGGTAATCTGCTGAGCCTGAGGGGTCGACATCTGTGTAGGATGCAGAATGGATGCAAGAGGTCATTGTCAGCGGGTGTCATTGGTGTGAGCTGGTCGTGGGTGGGAGGGTGGGCCGAGGTTCCCACGGCTAGAGGGACCGGACAGAGCTGATAGCGCTGCTTTTGCCTGTCTTGTTGCATGGGCAGAGAGTGTGGATGCTCACCTTTGTTATGATTTAGATTGTGTAGGTTAGGAGAGTAATAGAGAGGAGAGAAGGGACTGTGGAAAGTGACTTCTAAGGttggatgatgatgatgatgatggcgatGAAGTGAGGAGAGGCAAAAGGATCGAGAGTCGCtagcagccagccagccagccagccagccagctggtGCAAGATTGCCAGTGACATGGAATGTcgtggtgcggcggcggcgggtggtgggCCGTGGGCGgatgggcgagggcgggcgtgTGGCTAGGGGCAAAAGTCAAAACCGGCTGGGCTCACAGTGACGACGGTGCGTGCAGGGTAAAGGGTGTGgtgtgctggctggctggccgcccgccgccgaaggAGGAGCGGAGCCTAAGGGACATTGTTGAGCCACCCTACCTGTCATCGAGCACAAACTACCAGTATACCAGCCAAATGCGCACGCAAGCGTCATGCAATGCGGTCATGCGCAGGCACCCACCAGCCTgccagtcagccagccagccagcagccggAGAAAGCGGCCATGCGACTTGCTACCATTCTCGCACACTGGTGAAACCCTTTGGCTTGCTTGCCCTTTGGCCGTGGAGCCAAAGCCGCGCAACAACGCACGGAAGGCTTCGGGTGCTGAGGTCATTCTAGATGCAATGCTTGCCTGGCTGCTCCAAACCGGCACACTGCTCGTCAGTCTCGTCACTTGgacgcagccgccgcccgtaCTAGCCCACGTCTTCCATGCCCAGCTTTGATCACGGGGTTGGTCGTGTGCGTGCAGCAGCGTCTGTCACTTGGCCGGCGTGCTACTGCTACTCGCCACCGCTCCAGACTCGACCCTCGAGCATCCATCCTCTCCATCCTTGCAAtcgatggcgagctcgaccccggCTGCACTCTGAAGCGACCCACCCAACAATCAATGACGTATATTTCCGCCTTGACAACGTGGAAGTGGCACATTGATCGGCGAGGACCGCGTGGCTTTGTTTTTCTTGTATCATTTATTTATTTTTTACTCCCAACCAGCTAGCCATGCTGACTTTTGGGTTCGGCGCGTCCTTAGGCAGTCACCCTGAAGCCCTTGGTCGTTTCCGACCCAAGCCTCGAGGCGGCTATTGGAATTGAATACAACCAACCCTTTGTGGCTGCCCCGTTAATCGAGACCAACTTGCCCGCGTTTCACGCATTAGAAACGCGCTGGAGTAGGTCTGATATGCCATTACTCTAGTCGAAACGAGTGTTAAtggccgcccccgccggcacGCCCGCCCCAAAGCCACGCGCCTTGCCGCACGCCTCACGTGTCATATCTGGACAAGAAGACCTCAAGACGCGGCGTCGTACCTTGGGGAGCCCCGTCTACACGCACACTGCTCGAGTCTTGGCTGGCTTCGATCCAACCTTGCTTCTTGCAATCGCCCATCAtccccccctcccacccatCCCTGCCTCACCCGGTCATGAGCAGTGGCCGAGCTGGATCGAGGTCGCAGCCGTCGAGCGTCGAGCACTGGCTCTCAGACGGGCCCGTCAAGATGCGCCGCTCGGGCCTCCGGAGCCGCTCAACGCAGCTCATGGCGTTCCGTTTCGCGTCGGTCGTACTGGTCATTTGGTACGAGGTACGTCCTGTGGCTGCAACATCTATTGGTCCGCCGCTGACAAACTCTACAGGTTGGCGAGGTGCGTTATCTGCAACTGCACAGGCCGGTACGTGGCTGACGCCTCGCAGTTCTTCAGCTCCCTCTCGGGCTGCAAGTTTCCCGACGTCGTcctgcgcgccgagtcggcacAGGCTCCGACGCACGTTGTGCTCATCGCGGACCCCCACGTCCCGCACCCTAGCCTCTCGCACCCGCCGGACAGTGCGCCGTGGGTCAATGCGATCCGCCAGGGCATGGAGGAGCTGTTCATGCGCAAGAGCTGGAATGtggtgcgccgcctcggccggaTCGATGCCGTCATTGTTGTCGGCGACATTCTTGACTGCGGGCGCGAGTTCATGTCGGACAAGCAGTGAGTGGCGGacgggcgtgtcgggcgtGGGCCTGggaagaggagggaggaggggggctGACTGTGCCGCCAGCTATGACGAGTACTACCAGATCTTCCGCTCAATCTTCAAGCTTCACCCCACCACAGACATCTACTTTGTGCCAGGGAACCACGATATCGGGCTTGGGCCACCTGGCACGTTCTCCCCCTTTGCGCGCCGGCGATTCCAGGAGCACTTTGGTGACCTCAATGCGGTCGTGTCGGTGGCCAACCACAGTCTGATCCTGCTCGACTCAATCGGCCTAATCGAGGAGGACCGACGACGAtacgccgccgagatccAGTACGGCGAGTGGTCCGGTATCGCTGGAGGCGTTATCGAGTTTGTGCAGGCACTTGGGAAAGGTATGGGGTTTACGTTGGGCCTCAGCGCTGACGGTTCCAGAaccaccacccaaccccaTCCTCATCTCGCACGTCCCGCTCGCACGCCCTGACACTGTCAACTGTGGCCCGCTCCGCGAGTATGGCACAATCCAGAAGGGAGTCGGAGTCGGATATCAGaatctcctcggcggcgagacgagcgaCTTCTTGCTGGAGGCGCTCCGGCCAATCGTCGTGttcagcggcgacgaccacgaTTACTGTGACATCACCCACCAGCACGGTATCCGCGAGGTGACTCTCAAGTCGTTCTCGTCCTCTGCTGGCATTCAGAAGCCAGGTCTGCAACTGCTGTCTCTGATCCCTCCTCAAGAGGGAGTCTTGAGCCATGCCGATGTCCCCTGCTTCCTTCCggaccagctcggcgtctACAACTGGATCTACCTGCCCTTCATCATCTTCACGTTCGCCTACATCCTACTCACCAACTTGCGCTCGGCACTAGTGCGAGGTTCGCACCATCACCACGGTGGCGATCGGTCACCAAAACCCAGACACAGCCCCCGTCCGGACGAGAAGCGTCGCGAGCGCCCCGTCTTGACGACAACACGGTCGTCACAGCATTTACAGAGCTTGACCGCAAccgcgcgaggacgacaccacttggcggccgcggggtCAGCGCCAAACTCGCCACATCTGAGCCCCCGGATACCGTACGATGACAACGACTCGGAGCTGGGGGACGGCTACATCTCGCCGGCTTTGTCGAGGCGCTCTAGCTACGGTGTTGATTTGAACGAGGCGGGTGCAGCGACACCGCCTCTCCTCCGCATGTCGTCTTCGACTGGTCTTCCAAGCCCAATTGTCCAGCCGGTACCTCGCCGAGTCGCACTTCCGCGAATGCTGTCCGCATCAGACTGGGTAGCTTCCGCGCGTGCCAAGGACACGTCAGTCATCAGCTTGGGAGCTGCCCACGGCAACTCGTATTTCTCCAAGCTTACGAGATCCCTGCGCTGGTTGTGGCGCACGAGGAATAGCGTGGTCATCAAGAGCGTACGTGAGCTGCTGTCTGTCATCCTTCCCGCCGCAATCGTATGGGTCATTGTGAATGCCATATGGTAGGGACTGGGGCTGGCTGAGAGGGAGATTTGATTCGCGCGGTGCATAACATAGACAAGATCAGTACCATGTAGTCGACAATGTAGCTCTATCATGCATGCGGGTTTGCAGCAGGCAACAAGAAACATGTCAGTCACGTCGTCAAGTTCAAGGTGCGGGTTGTTGATGTTGACGTCATGTTCACATGGCTGGAACCGAACCTTAGTGCCGCCCCCTTGAatcccgctgctgccgtcaACGCGGCGTGTCAACAAGAATCGCGCAGCGGTGCAAGAGTCTATCTTTGACCATTTCTGCGCTGCTCGCATCTCCTCTCACAACCATCCACCACGTCGCAATGTCCAACAACAACCAAGGTCCACTTGAGCCGTCGCGCGTGGCGCCAGACGTCCACCCGGCCAATGACGGCATCATCGAGGATGCCCAGCAGGGTGAGTCGGGTCCGTGGCGGCGTAAGGGAGCAGACACTGACGCTGGCTGCGCAGGCGACACGTTCcccggtggcggcagcgccgtGACTGAGCAGGCGGGCAAGGTGCCGTTCAAGGACCAGGTgggtggcggtgtggcgtGGTGTGCTATTGCTGTGTGTGGCGCTCACTGCGTCCCCAGGTCAAGGGCTTCGCCAAGGTGTTTGCCGGCGAGACGTTCAACaaccccgccgaggtcgagtacGGCAAGCAGcggctcgagggcaaggagccCGACGCACGCCTCCTCGACTCGGAGTACGCCGACGAGTGTACGTGGGCGAGTCGTGTGACAGTGCTGACGACCACCAGTCAAGCAGAaggtcgagaaggagaaggccggcgAGCCCAAGGTGCCGTTCACGCAGCAGGTaggggcagcagcagaaggAGTGAGCTGACACGCAGGTCAAGGGCTGGGCCAACATCatcgccggcgaggtcgagcacaaCCCCGCAAAGGTGCAGTacggcgaggccaagctcgaggccaagcagcCCGAGGTGGGCGTTCTGAATgcgcgtgccgaggccgcgcgcgagggtgagtggcgagAGCCACAAAAGAGCTGACAGCCGCAGCCGAGGCCCGCGGCGAGAAGCCCAACGTCGGGTTCGTCGAGGAGGCAAAGGGCTACGCTAAGAAGATTGCCGGCGAgacgtttgacgacgacgccgaggtcgcttATGGCGAGGCCAAGATCCGCGGCGAGGCGTAGAGCAGAGTCCCTGGATAGACGAAGAGAGAGAGCGGGAGAAAGTCATGTATGCCTGGCTTTACGATGCTGCTGACATTGACTGCTTGTTGACACGGATACTGAAGAACACTGGCATATTAAACTGTGGAGAGGACAACCAACTGATATTAAACAGCGTGGCGGGCTCAGCCCGGCCGAAAACAGCGATCACAGAacggccggcgcgtccttgggtggcgggggcggcgtgccgctcgcgaTGCACGAGAGGCGGTTGAACACCTCGATGTTgtcgggcgcgccgtcgtcgccgtactCGTGACCAGTGAACGTCGCGTCCGTGGTGCCCGTCGCGCCAGACGCCTTGTCcgtgtcgacggcgtgcgacgcgcgcgcgccgccgtcgccctcgccctcctcgtcgatgtcgtcgtccatctgCAGCTTGTTGAGCTTGCGCCGGTTCGGCCCGGCGGGGAGGTACTCGACGTGCTGGGTAATGTCAGCGAGTTCTTGCCGCCACGACGCACCGTCTCGTACGTCTCggtctcgacgtcgacctggATCGTGGCCAAGGGACGGCTGTTGAGCGTGAAGACTTGGCCCTGGCGTCGGTGTCAGCTGGGTCCGAGACGTACCGCCCCACCGTCGCCGACTCCATCGTCTGCGGCGTGAACCGGATGCGCGTGTTGAGCGAGTACATGAGACCGATGCAGTAGAACTTGGACTGGATGACCTGCAGCATGACTGACAGTGCCGAGTCGGGGTAGCggcctgggcgagggcgtggaTGTGAGCATGCCTTGTCACATCCGCAACACCGACGCACTGAAGATTGACAGCGTGACCACGGCGAGGATCGTCGGCGGGAGCTGCGACTCGACCGTCATGCGCACGAGGCGCATGATGACCTGCGGTGGGGTCAGAACTCGCCAGCCAtgcgcccacccaccttgtcggTGTAGTCCCAGCCCGTCTTGGACTGGAGCAGGCAGTACAGGATGGTGACGGTGAGGATAAAGTCTGCGCACACGGTCGACGCCATGTAGATTATGacggctgggtgggtgtgagcgctACCGCCCTGCGCAGCGAGGGAATCTTACGAATCTTGACCTctgtcgacgacagcgaATGGCCCACGCTCTCGAGGACCTTGATTGCAAGTGTGGCGCCGAGGCTACATAGGCTCCGTCAGAGGTGTTCGCGCCGGCCTCCACTCACGTCGTGAGGATGAGCacctgggtgggtggtcaGTCGGGAACAACGTCGCGCACACGACCCACCCAAACGAGGCCGAGAACAAAATAGCTCCTGTTCGTGAGGTGGAAGGCGCGGTGCGCGAAGAACCCCTGCGTCGTAACGCAGGTGATGGCTGGGGTGAGCTGCCCTGTGCTGAAGGAGCGACGTACCGTTGAAGAAGCCGTACCACGAGCTGCATGGTCAGCGCGTCACGGCAGCGACTCGACTCACATCACGCTGCCTTTGAAGAACTGGGCATACAGGCCGTAGTGTGCGACGAACTGGGGTGAGTcagctggctgctggcgtgGCACAACTGACGTCGTAGGAGCTGTTCCACATGATAAACcctgtggtgggtgggttagCTTTCCACCCAAAGGACGCCGCGTACCAGTGATGAAGTAGGCTAGAAACGCGGTCGTGATGACTACGAGCCGCGTCCACAGCCGGTCCTTGCTCTGCCACTCCCAGTACTGCGTGAGCTGGACGGTGaacacgccgctgccgggtgtggtcagcgagcgccggAGTCGTCGCCCATAACCCACCACAGGAACGTGTCGATGATGACCTGCGCCTGGAAGCAGCCAAGCCAGAACCTCTGAGCGAGAGATTAGTGGGGTTGGCGGTACGACGTACCCTGTGCGCTGCGaacggtgcggcggcggctaccTCGTCAGGGGAGGAGCTCATGGTGAGGAACAAAGGTTCAAGGTGGTGGCGCTGGACTGCGAGTTGGTGGCGCTGGAGTGCCCAGCACGAGAGCAGGTAGGGTAGTGTACGGAGAGGATAAGTGAAAGGGATGCTCAGTGAACGCTTGACTCTGCCGACGTTGAAAGACGACGAAATGCCAGAAAAGCTCGGGCACGCcacaccgccgtcgccaggaGACCCAGATCGCGCAGATCGAGGGGGCGTACCCCGTGTCCCGGTGTCGCGGCGAGGCAGGTGCCAGGTCAGCGTGAGTTGGACGGACCGCACGCCCTTGACGGGGTCGATCCCCATGCGTAAGAGGTGAGACGGTGACGCTGCGTCGCTGCTTCTGATGCGCATGCCGGACTATGCACTGCATATTGATAGTGTGGCACTTTGCTTGCTTTTTTCACATGTGGCACTTGCTGGGACTCGGTCATCAAACTACTCGATCGTCACTACGCGCATGATTTCAACGACGCCGGGAGTGCGGCCAGGCACTAAACACCCTCGGTCCTCGCTCCGGCCACCTGCGCCCCGCGCAGACCGTACGCCACGCTCTGGGTGGGCAGGAGCTCCTCGCTCGTAGACTCCGagtcgtgcgtcgtcgtcgtggccgttggcgtcgccgtcgtcccggccgccgtcgtcttctCATTGTCGGGGTAACCGGGTGCAGAGTCGTTGTTGGCGTCTCCGAGCGTGGTTTGCGCGCCATGACCCGTCTTGACCTGCGAAATGGCCCACTCGCGCCCCTGTGATctgtcagccagccagcgcacCACCTCACGTAGGACGCACTCCAGGCGTGTTCTCCATCGTGAtgttctgctgctgcccgaACTCCTGCCGTGAGTTGAGCGAATACATCAGGCCGATGCAGTTGAGCTTGGAGTTGTTGATGTACGCCGCCAGGCCGCGGGGGAAGAGGATGACTGCGTGAGCTGTTGTACCAGAAGGGCGCTTACTGAACGTCGTCGTGAACAGAATCGCGATGATGAGCGGTGGCGTCTGGGCTTCGAGCGTCATGCGGACCAGGCGGCCAATGACCTGCAACGTGAGAATCGCCCTGCCTTTCCCTTGCAGTCAATACGCACCTTGTCGCTGTGGTGCCAGCCGGTGCGCGTCTTCCACAGGCCCCAGAGGATGCTGAGGGTGATAATGAGATCGGCGCACATGGACCCAACGTTCCACGTCACGATGGCTGAGACCAGGTCAGTAGCGTccggggcggggcgacgtACGGGCAAGGACTGCCTCGCGGGTGTGGTGCACGTCAAGCGAGATGAAGGTTACGGTCTGGGCGATTCCGGACGCGACGCTGGGGTCAGATCTGCACAGTGCGGACTCACGACATCCCAATGAGCGCCTGCGTGTTAGGTGATGGCTAGTGCGGCGATGCGACGTGACATACAATAAGGAGTGCCGCGAGATACCAGTTACGGTTGTTGAGACGCCAGGTGCGATACGTGAAAAACCCCTGGATCACGGTCACGGTGATCGAGTCGATAAGGACAAAGATGGACCTTGTGGGTGAGCGTGGCAGCGCCAGGGATGACCCACAGAAAGGTGTAGCGCAGGAGGCGGAGGTACATGCCGTACTGGGCCACGAGCTGTAGAAGGGTTAGCATCTCCTTCGCCACTTTGTTTCTCGGCGCACCGTCCACCAAGCAAAGTACATCAAGTAGACTGATCGTCAGCGTTTGCTGGGCATATGTGCGCGACTCACTGAAGTTGCCATATGCCATGCCCCCAACGAACAGCACCACGCCCTTGATCCAGCGCTTGTCCTGGTTGTACGACGACCAGTACTTGATGAACTGGAACGTGAAGATGCcgctgggtgtgagcggggtgcAGTGCATGGGGAAGACGAACGTCAGCCAGATGTTGAGGAGCATTCCACCCCACAAGAGGGCGAAGTTCATGGTCTGGCATCAGCGAGGCCACGAGACAGTGGCGAACAATCACCTTGACGGGAGCGtaggtcgccgccgcgaccgtctcgttggtgatggcggtggcggtggatCGCAcgtggaggacgaggagaggtATCATTGTGTTCGTGAGTGTTGGAATTGCGATTTCTGAGGTGGAGAGTCCAACAGATATACCGCAGGCAGGGGAAGACTGGTGGAGTGATGTCCAGAAGAAGTCCACTCCCAGGGGCTGCGTCGACAtgggcgccgtcgcgacggcgacctggagccactcgccgagcgcccCGTGAACATGAAGGCCAGCCCATCATGGGTGCGTCCCGCGTCGTACTTCATGACCCCTCGGATTCTTCCTACCGGCTCGAGGACTGCCGTAGGAAATTGCTCGTTGCTTGCCGTGGCGGGGCGTGGCCGCATGATGTGGGTATGCCACACTCATCCTGAATTTGATTCCAGCGAGGGGAACGAACCACGACCCCTGCAAATCAATGGGAGGAGCACATGCCGATCCAATCCAACGGGACAGAGAGGAATGGGTGTGGGAGAATCCTCGCGTCTCGCTTGTCTCTCTCCCAGGTTGTGTGGGATCGACAactgggcgaggtggacctGAGTGACCAgctgcgcggctcggcgtTAGTCAGAGTCTGATGTTGTCACCCCGGCATCACGACCTTTCCCCTTGGCACTAAACCATACGTGTGCATGTTTTGAGCATGGATGCTATGTAACAGTAGGTCGCCGGCAGTTGCCAGCGATCATGGAACGCTGGGCACACTGcggccgcgcctcgcctACCCGTCCTTGAGGTTCGGGACAGGCTCGGCCTTAGACGCGACCGGCGAGAGAGGATCACCCCCGCCATTGGTGTCTCCGGGAGACTTACTGTGCTCCGAGGGCGCCAGGGTCGACTTGCTCGGGTCGCTCTTCCCGCCGGCCGACCTGCGCACGAATCCGAACAGCTTTGC contains:
- the SPAC630.12 gene encoding putative protein — translated: MSSGRAGSRSQPSSVEHWLSDGPVKMRRSGLRSRSTQLMAFRFASVVLVIWYEFFSSLSGCKFPDVVLRAESAQAPTHVVLIADPHVPHPSLSHPPDSAPWVNAIRQGMEELFMRKSWNVVRRLGRIDAVIVVGDILDCGREFMSDKHYDEYYQIFRSIFKLHPTTDIYFVPGNHDIGLGPPGTFSPFARRRFQEHFGDLNAVVSVANHSLILLDSIGLIEEDRRRYAAEIQYGEWSGIAGGVIEFVQALGKEPPPNPILISHVPLARPDTVNCGPLREYGTIQKGVGVGYQNLLGGETSDFLLEALRPIVVFSGDDHDYCDITHQHGIREVTLKSFSSSAGIQKPGLQLLSLIPPQEGVLSHADVPCFLPDQLGVYNWIYLPFIIFTFAYILLTNLRSALVRGSHHHHGGDRSPKPRHSPRPDEKRRERPVLTTTRSSQHLQSLTATARGRHHLAAAGSAPNSPHLSPRIPYDDNDSELGDGYISPALSRRSSYGVDLNEAGAATPPLLRMSSSTGLPSPIVQPVPRRVALPRMLSASDWVASARAKDTSVISLGAAHGNSYFSKLTRSLRWLWRTRNSVVIKSVRELLSVILPAAIVWVIVNAIW
- the erg5 gene encoding Cytochrome P450 61, encoding MAAPASKLIPRPTSLVDFDSVKSWGLGSLSKARVTFDTKTTVATVLTVILSLLLLEQAVYRAKKAHLPGDKWTIPIIGKFADSLNPTLANYKKQWYSGPLSCVSVFNIFIVIGSSNELARKILNSPNHAEPCLVASAKKVLLPENWVFLHGKVHADYRKALNVLFTQKALSIYLPIQERIYRRTFEQWVNDYKTPTEMMLPMRDLNMETSLSVFLGPYLNDAQRDEINKKYWLITVALELVNFPLAVPGTKVYNAIQARKAVMKHLMAASAAAKIRMADGTNEPECLLDEWVRAMIDAKSSDGEQARLLSREYSDKEIAMVILSFLFASQDAMSSAIVWAFQLTADNPEILAKIREEQFRVRGGDVDAPLTLDLVEDMVYTRAVIKEVLRLMPPVIMVPYLTTKAFPITPEYTVPKGSMVIPAFWNSLHDETCYPEPDRFKPERWLANEDGSLPIAESKPQNYLVWGSGPHKCIGGQYATMHLTATLGTASVLYDWKHERTDLSDEVQVIAAIFPKDNCKLKFTPLAQQ
- the YOP1_1 gene encoding Protein YOP1; this translates as MSTPQAQQITQNFLNHPYVQQVQKTAQGQLNSLDAELNKFPILRDIEKKTNVPKAYGVLALGASAVLLIFFNLFGLAGAVSNLIGWGLPAYLSIKAIETPSTNDDKQWLTYWVVFGTFNLIESFAIRPILYWIPLYYVFKTVFTIWLFLPATRGAEVLYFNVIRPFVVKGASRPAAPATSSFSTSSTGAAAAAPSSFEHEKTL